The following coding sequences lie in one Polluticoccus soli genomic window:
- a CDS encoding serine protease, whose product MQLKPKYSFPDADIVVLEAVEEICRVPLPMGNALDYKLGDSFFYIGLDIRASIDKTGALQANHGKILSIGNSLINNSEIPFIEFNGVGIPGYSGGPILNTSGVVIGIMREVWCYDPENLKYTQTNYRNRGHALYTIRGLIQ is encoded by the coding sequence ATTCAACTTAAACCAAAATATTCTTTCCCTGATGCTGATATCGTAGTCTTAGAAGCAGTCGAAGAAATATGCCGAGTTCCCTTGCCGATGGGAAACGCGTTAGACTACAAACTTGGCGATAGCTTCTTTTATATTGGCTTGGACATAAGGGCGAGTATCGATAAAACTGGTGCTTTACAAGCAAACCATGGCAAGATTCTTTCAATAGGAAATTCTTTGATTAATAACAGCGAAATTCCATTTATTGAGTTTAACGGTGTGGGTATTCCTGGCTATTCTGGAGGACCAATCTTAAACACATCCGGAGTAGTAATCGGTATAATGAGGGAAGTATGGTGTTATGATCCAGAAAATCTAAAATATACTCAAACCAACTATCGAAATCGTGGACATGCATTGTACACCATCAGAGGACTGATTCAATAA
- a CDS encoding HNH endonuclease domain-containing protein encodes MNQHPSTSGLKLDESDLILIKEAINNGGKIWENEVIEPVKKKIKAFFRQALNEQCCYCRRDTTDEFNMVLDIEHILPKSVFNHFMFSPFNLSISCKRCNMEIKKEDTSFLFDVTLAKEQHDDSSNYQFLHPNFDVYAHHINVEIYRYGESRLIKYVVLSNSLKGIYTKEYFKLDLLERDSFDSAQGLDVQELKYSQLMDREIISEIEQLFKGHG; translated from the coding sequence ATGAATCAACACCCCTCAACTAGCGGCTTAAAGCTTGACGAAAGCGATTTAATACTAATCAAAGAAGCGATTAACAATGGGGGAAAAATTTGGGAAAATGAAGTAATTGAGCCAGTCAAAAAGAAAATTAAAGCATTTTTTCGACAAGCATTAAATGAGCAATGTTGCTATTGTAGACGAGATACAACTGACGAATTTAATATGGTGTTGGACATTGAGCATATATTACCTAAGTCGGTGTTTAATCATTTTATGTTTTCTCCGTTTAATTTGAGCATTTCATGTAAGCGTTGCAATATGGAGATTAAGAAAGAGGATACGTCTTTTCTATTTGACGTTACTTTGGCGAAAGAACAACATGACGACTCATCCAACTATCAATTCCTTCATCCAAATTTTGATGTTTACGCTCATCACATAAATGTTGAAATTTATAGATATGGTGAAAGCAGGCTTATTAAATATGTCGTGTTAAGCAACAGTCTCAAAGGAATATACACTAAGGAGTACTTTAAACTTGACTTGTTGGAAAGGGATTCGTTTGATTCTGCACAAGGCTTGGATGTGCAAGAGCTAAAATATTCTCAGTTGATGGATCGGGAAATTATATCGGAAATTGAACAGTTGTTTAAGGGCCACGGGTAA
- a CDS encoding AAA family ATPase, translated as MYYFFNDVPLELINSSSKEGDVNILIGENGSGKSQLLSQLASRYIRNHKKVIAIANSVYDKFPRAGNGLYLLRDRGGRKRVRTSVKNALINISPEDFTRLKNAAEALRFVGYEPLIGVKNISVSVDQLEFALIERNTKMQTSDSDEEFLELIPNEGIEELKALLYKLQSFQQEKIIWLSFNDFSFHEVDKVTFIQLLKWERLLKRLKLVNSIDLYLRRENSEIPLYDASSGELSFISSLIYIATLIDENSAILVDEPENSLHPRWQKDYVKVLLSLFSYYQPKIVIATHSAVVVTGAEVFNPSTQVFKSKNFQFFKKDSDPINIEEAFYGYFDVITPQNRFLSKHLIDLLNRLAEGEETLDTITQKLAKIENDIYQPSQTNLIYGVREIAQKIINKPNNNNESTPLN; from the coding sequence ATGTACTACTTTTTCAATGATGTTCCGTTGGAACTAATCAATTCCTCTTCTAAGGAAGGCGATGTAAATATACTTATTGGTGAGAATGGTAGTGGTAAAAGCCAACTCCTGTCACAACTAGCAAGCCGATATATTCGAAATCATAAAAAGGTAATTGCGATTGCAAACTCTGTATATGACAAGTTTCCAAGAGCCGGGAATGGTTTGTATTTGTTAAGAGATAGAGGAGGACGAAAGCGTGTTAGAACATCCGTAAAAAACGCGTTGATAAATATATCTCCCGAAGATTTTACGAGATTAAAAAATGCTGCTGAAGCATTGCGATTTGTGGGCTACGAACCACTCATAGGAGTCAAGAATATTTCAGTGTCAGTCGATCAACTAGAGTTTGCTTTAATTGAAAGAAACACGAAAATGCAGACGTCTGATAGCGATGAAGAATTTCTCGAGCTTATACCCAATGAAGGCATTGAAGAGTTGAAAGCTCTTCTGTATAAACTTCAAAGTTTTCAACAGGAGAAGATAATTTGGTTGTCATTTAACGATTTTTCATTTCATGAAGTAGACAAGGTCACGTTTATTCAACTTCTAAAGTGGGAGCGCCTGTTGAAGCGGCTAAAATTGGTGAATTCAATTGATCTTTATCTGAGGAGAGAGAACAGCGAAATCCCTTTATATGACGCCAGTTCCGGTGAGTTGAGTTTTATTTCTTCGCTGATTTATATTGCTACCCTTATCGATGAAAATTCTGCCATTCTAGTTGATGAGCCAGAGAATAGTTTGCACCCTCGATGGCAGAAAGATTATGTGAAAGTATTACTTAGTCTATTCAGCTATTACCAGCCCAAAATTGTTATAGCAACGCATTCGGCGGTTGTGGTTACTGGAGCTGAGGTGTTCAATCCCTCAACACAAGTTTTTAAATCGAAAAATTTTCAGTTTTTTAAGAAGGATAGCGATCCCATTAATATTGAAGAGGCCTTCTATGGATATTTTGATGTAATCACTCCTCAAAACAGATTTCTTTCAAAACATTTAATCGATTTGTTAAATCGATTGGCCGAAGGTGAAGAAACACTTGATACAATTACTCAAAAGTTAGCCAAGATTGAGAACGATATTTATCAGCCATCTCAAACTAATTTGATATATGGTGTTAGGGAAATAGCTCAAAAGATTATTAACAAACCAAATAATAACAATGAATCAACACCCCTCAACTAG
- a CDS encoding OB-fold protein: protein MEQAKQGMPKWLKVTGIVLIVVVAIGMFGGDDETKSTASESASSAPVENAMRVDATEIVNAYIKNEVAADNQYKGKKMIVAGTIADIGKDIMDDAYITIHATSDELRAVQCTFADPQQVASLSKGQQIAVKGVCKGLMMNVLVDDCVLAN from the coding sequence ATGGAACAAGCAAAACAAGGAATGCCGAAATGGCTAAAAGTAACAGGAATTGTATTGATTGTAGTTGTTGCCATCGGCATGTTTGGCGGCGATGACGAAACTAAATCGACGGCGAGCGAATCAGCTTCGTCCGCTCCCGTAGAAAATGCTATGCGGGTAGATGCAACAGAAATTGTAAATGCCTATATAAAAAATGAGGTTGCCGCTGATAATCAGTATAAGGGCAAAAAAATGATAGTCGCGGGTACAATTGCTGATATTGGCAAGGACATAATGGATGATGCATACATAACGATACATGCGACTTCTGACGAACTGCGTGCAGTGCAATGCACGTTTGCAGACCCTCAACAAGTTGCGTCTTTATCAAAAGGACAGCAAATTGCAGTTAAAGGTGTGTGCAAAGGACTTATGATGAACGTACTAGTTGATGATTGTGTTTTAGCTAATTAA
- a CDS encoding dihydrofolate reductase family protein, which produces MRKLIFAINTTLDGCVDHTKGIGNEEIHEYFAHMLGEVDTLVYGRKTYELMVPFWPDMAKTHSGSTQSMNDFAHAFDAVENIVVFSRTLDKVEHPKTRIVSTGLKEEILKLKQEEGKDILLGGVDVPSQLLELGLIDEFRFVVQPLIVGEGRRLFDTVSPAEKLQLNLIKSKVFESGYVALHYAK; this is translated from the coding sequence ATGAGAAAACTAATATTCGCCATCAACACCACCCTGGACGGCTGCGTGGATCACACAAAGGGCATCGGTAATGAAGAGATACACGAATACTTTGCGCACATGCTGGGCGAGGTGGATACACTCGTGTATGGTCGTAAAACCTATGAACTGATGGTCCCGTTCTGGCCCGATATGGCAAAAACCCATTCCGGGTCAACACAGTCCATGAATGATTTCGCCCATGCATTCGACGCCGTCGAAAACATCGTTGTCTTTTCGCGCACGCTGGATAAGGTAGAACACCCGAAAACCAGGATTGTCAGCACAGGCCTGAAGGAGGAAATACTGAAGCTGAAACAGGAAGAAGGCAAAGACATATTGCTTGGCGGTGTAGATGTTCCGTCACAGCTCCTGGAGCTTGGGCTGATAGATGAATTCCGTTTTGTGGTGCAGCCTTTGATAGTGGGAGAAGGCAGAAGGCTGTTTGACACGGTTAGCCCGGCGGAGAAATTGCAGTTAAACTTGATCAAATCAAAAGTGTTTGAGTCCGGGTATGTCGCACTTCACTATGCGAAATAG
- a CDS encoding terminase small subunit yields MNMNQHAFVCALLRHGNKSEAYKTAYQPKNENPRSIESAANRLMQNPEVSAAIAEAQERMLEKARQVLKEKYVAELLTVQRKRELLAQIAEGKWMEQPPPDHIEGQRVPVMVPTLKERLKAIDMDNRMDGSYRVATKSQTTEPGGQPSAQNEMQDTQPAGKTGKTQQNTTKQPLKLPTAIYVPVTNNKIEKPAIEPRAVPPAPYLNTPKFFAENNKVQQPGWLRTVRL; encoded by the coding sequence ATGAACATGAATCAACACGCTTTTGTGTGCGCGCTGCTGCGGCATGGCAACAAGAGCGAGGCCTACAAAACGGCCTACCAACCCAAAAATGAAAATCCCCGCTCCATCGAATCGGCCGCCAACAGGCTGATGCAAAACCCTGAAGTGTCGGCAGCCATCGCAGAAGCGCAGGAACGGATGCTGGAAAAGGCGCGGCAGGTGCTGAAAGAAAAGTACGTAGCTGAATTGCTGACGGTGCAGCGCAAGCGTGAGCTGCTGGCGCAGATAGCCGAAGGTAAATGGATGGAACAACCGCCCCCGGATCATATAGAAGGCCAGCGTGTGCCCGTAATGGTGCCCACCCTTAAAGAAAGACTAAAGGCGATAGATATGGATAACCGTATGGACGGCAGCTACCGTGTGGCCACGAAAAGCCAGACTACAGAACCTGGAGGGCAGCCGTCGGCGCAAAATGAAATGCAAGACACTCAGCCTGCCGGTAAAACAGGCAAAACGCAACAAAACACAACAAAGCAGCCCCTAAAGCTGCCCACAGCTATTTATGTACCGGTAACAAACAATAAAATTGAGAAGCCGGCTATAGAACCACGGGCAGTACCTCCGGCCCCTTATCTGAACACACCGAAATTTTTTGCAGAAAACAACAAAGTGCAACAACCCGGCTGGCTGCGAACCGTGAGACTATAG
- a CDS encoding DUF1801 domain-containing protein, translated as MNVQDQIKEYIASQPEAKRSDMQALHQRILKALPGCKIWFFDGTNDEGKVVSNPTIGYGSYTIKYAKGDTREFFQIGLSGNTAGISVHIMGIKDKTYLAQTFGKDLGKASVTGYCIKFKKLADINPDVLEAAIRYGVEVTSEKAGTA; from the coding sequence ATGAACGTACAAGACCAGATCAAGGAATACATTGCCAGCCAGCCTGAAGCCAAACGCAGCGATATGCAAGCGCTGCACCAGCGCATACTTAAGGCGTTGCCGGGTTGTAAAATATGGTTCTTCGATGGTACGAACGACGAAGGTAAAGTCGTTAGCAACCCTACCATAGGCTATGGCTCGTACACCATAAAATATGCTAAGGGAGACACCAGGGAGTTCTTTCAAATTGGGTTGAGCGGAAACACCGCCGGGATATCTGTTCATATCATGGGTATTAAGGATAAGACCTACCTGGCCCAAACGTTTGGCAAAGACCTGGGCAAGGCCAGCGTGACCGGGTACTGCATCAAGTTCAAAAAGCTGGCAGATATAAACCCTGATGTACTGGAGGCGGCAATACGGTATGGGGTGGAGGTGACGAGTGAAAAAGCCGGTACCGCGTAG
- a CDS encoding ADP-ribosylation/crystallin J1 — MQTTTLYRPVSQKELDLIAESGWKRFPPRLPDQPIFYPVTNEEYAVQITRDWNVPAYGVGYVTKFEVDSAYLEKFAVQNVGGQLHDELWVPAEELDEFNDHIIGVIEVTKEFR, encoded by the coding sequence ATGCAGACAACTACACTATACCGCCCGGTGAGCCAAAAAGAACTAGACCTTATAGCCGAAAGCGGCTGGAAGCGTTTTCCGCCACGGCTGCCTGACCAACCTATCTTTTATCCTGTCACTAACGAGGAGTATGCAGTGCAGATAACGCGAGACTGGAATGTGCCTGCCTATGGGGTTGGGTATGTTACAAAGTTCGAGGTCGATTCGGCTTACCTGGAAAAGTTTGCGGTGCAAAACGTAGGCGGGCAATTGCACGACGAGCTTTGGGTACCGGCAGAAGAACTTGACGAATTCAATGATCATATTATCGGGGTTATAGAGGTGACTAAGGAGTTTAGATAG
- a CDS encoding cupin domain-containing protein, with translation MKLTTLLLAGTLICSFPAANAQHNHVIVSPDKLQWMDGPPGLPAGAKVAVLSGDPAAAGLFTVRLKFPAGYVIPAHWHPTDELVTVISGKFQMGMGDKYQKNGLSPQRPGSFMLLPAKMTHYAGADEETIVQVNAMGPFEINYVDPNDDPRKKVQR, from the coding sequence ATGAAGTTAACTACACTGCTGCTCGCAGGCACGCTCATCTGTTCGTTCCCGGCAGCCAATGCGCAACACAACCATGTTATAGTATCGCCCGATAAATTACAGTGGATGGATGGACCTCCGGGCCTGCCTGCAGGCGCTAAGGTTGCAGTGCTCAGTGGCGACCCGGCAGCAGCGGGTCTGTTCACGGTTCGCCTCAAGTTTCCGGCTGGCTACGTTATCCCGGCACACTGGCATCCTACCGATGAACTGGTAACCGTTATTTCCGGCAAATTCCAAATGGGAATGGGTGACAAATACCAAAAGAATGGTCTCTCGCCTCAGCGCCCGGGCAGCTTTATGCTGTTGCCCGCAAAAATGACCCACTACGCGGGTGCAGATGAAGAAACCATTGTGCAAGTGAATGCCATGGGACCGTTCGAGATCAACTACGTTGACCCGAATGATGATCCGCGGAAAAAGGTACAACGTTAG
- a CDS encoding HdeD family acid-resistance protein, giving the protein MKQPVREAISHWYLPLITGILFIIAGVWALRTPAASYATLAILFACMFLLSGIMAIMYALSNRKVLPGWGWTLAVGIVDMLVGLLMLSTPAISMLALPLYVGFGILFRAIMAIGTAFELRKQHDSQWGWLAFIGFLGAMFAFMLIRNPVFAGLTIATYTAIALIILGIAQITASMRLRKLNNLFHDA; this is encoded by the coding sequence ATGAAACAGCCGGTAAGGGAAGCCATCAGTCATTGGTACCTCCCGCTTATCACAGGTATTCTTTTCATTATTGCAGGCGTGTGGGCGTTGAGAACTCCGGCAGCGTCTTATGCTACACTGGCCATTTTGTTTGCCTGCATGTTTTTACTTTCCGGTATCATGGCCATCATGTATGCCCTGTCCAACCGCAAGGTGCTGCCAGGTTGGGGCTGGACACTGGCTGTGGGTATTGTAGATATGCTCGTTGGCTTGCTAATGCTATCCACTCCCGCCATTTCGATGTTGGCTTTGCCGCTATATGTAGGATTTGGCATACTATTCCGGGCTATCATGGCAATAGGTACTGCCTTCGAATTGCGTAAACAACATGACTCGCAGTGGGGCTGGTTGGCGTTCATTGGATTCCTGGGCGCTATGTTTGCGTTCATGCTCATTCGCAATCCAGTATTCGCCGGTCTCACTATAGCAACCTATACGGCAATTGCTTTGATAATATTGGGAATTGCACAAATAACCGCGTCAATGCGACTGCGCAAACTGAATAATCTGTTTCACGATGCGTGA
- a CDS encoding VOC family protein yields the protein MKARKIWANFSVKDTERTRQFYTQLGFTPNGPNTYPKLASFLFGDDRFVIHFFEQGSQIDEYLTPGSRNTSEIIFTLSAETEAEVKEWAEKVKNAGGTIFNEPGRDKTNHYGFAFADPDGHKFNVLLIEAGM from the coding sequence ATGAAAGCAAGAAAAATATGGGCAAATTTTAGTGTAAAAGATACAGAACGCACCAGGCAATTCTATACACAACTGGGGTTTACTCCCAATGGCCCCAACACCTACCCTAAGCTCGCCAGTTTTCTGTTTGGCGATGATAGGTTTGTGATCCATTTTTTTGAACAGGGCTCACAGATCGATGAATATTTAACACCCGGTTCACGAAACACAAGCGAGATCATATTCACACTTTCGGCAGAAACAGAAGCGGAAGTAAAGGAATGGGCAGAAAAAGTTAAGAACGCCGGAGGTACCATTTTCAACGAACCAGGGAGAGATAAAACCAATCATTACGGTTTCGCCTTTGCCGATCCAGACGGTCATAAATTCAATGTGCTATTGATTGAAGCAGGAATGTAA
- a CDS encoding OsmC family protein: MKHEIETQWMGKMQFNALVNGHTIVMDAPERAGGEDAGPIPKPFVLSALSGCTGMDVVTLLRKQGRQLQDLSLKVSGEISKQPPIEYVAAHVVYEMRGSEADETAALDAVMQSQERICGISHMLKKIIPVTWQVVYNGREIFNNMPLRQPQSVEG; the protein is encoded by the coding sequence ATGAAGCATGAAATAGAAACCCAATGGATGGGTAAAATGCAGTTTAATGCATTGGTTAACGGGCACACTATAGTAATGGATGCGCCAGAGCGGGCGGGTGGCGAAGATGCAGGTCCTATTCCCAAACCATTTGTGTTGTCGGCCCTTTCGGGTTGTACGGGTATGGATGTGGTAACCCTGTTGAGAAAACAAGGCAGACAATTGCAGGACCTTAGTCTAAAAGTAAGTGGCGAGATCAGCAAGCAGCCTCCTATTGAATACGTGGCTGCACATGTTGTTTACGAAATGAGGGGCAGTGAGGCCGATGAGACTGCAGCGCTTGATGCTGTTATGCAATCGCAGGAGCGGATCTGTGGGATAAGTCACATGCTGAAGAAGATCATTCCTGTTACCTGGCAGGTGGTGTATAATGGGAGAGAGATCTTTAACAATATGCCGCTCAGACAACCTCAGTCAGTCGAAGGTTAG
- a CDS encoding YgaP family membrane protein, with protein sequence MKKNLGFTDAIMRVAAALAIVVLYFTGAVSGIAAIILIAFAIVFVITAFVGFCPLYFPFRISTRKK encoded by the coding sequence ATGAAAAAGAATCTGGGCTTTACCGATGCTATTATGAGGGTGGCGGCAGCATTGGCGATAGTAGTTCTATACTTTACAGGTGCTGTCAGCGGAATTGCTGCCATCATACTTATCGCTTTTGCAATAGTTTTTGTGATCACCGCCTTTGTTGGCTTTTGCCCTTTATATTTTCCATTCCGCATTTCAACACGTAAAAAATGA
- a CDS encoding NIPSNAP family protein: MIIVHDIFICKPGQASKVAKMFKEAMEGNKELVNIMTDMTGQYNRVIMVSQYENLTAYEQSFEKYMQHSEEMKKMQEKMQGYHDMYLTGSREIYRVW, encoded by the coding sequence ATGATCATCGTACACGACATCTTTATCTGCAAGCCAGGCCAGGCTTCTAAGGTGGCCAAAATGTTTAAAGAAGCTATGGAGGGTAATAAAGAACTGGTGAACATCATGACGGATATGACTGGCCAGTACAACCGTGTTATTATGGTAAGCCAGTATGAAAACCTTACCGCCTATGAGCAAAGTTTCGAAAAATACATGCAGCACAGCGAGGAGATGAAAAAGATGCAGGAAAAAATGCAGGGCTATCACGACATGTACCTGACAGGCTCAAGGGAAATATACAGGGTCTGGTAG